The following coding sequences are from one Kushneria phosphatilytica window:
- the ptsP gene encoding phosphoenolpyruvate--protein phosphotransferase, giving the protein MLTLTPDAVLLRQSAGDWREALDRAGGALVEAGLGEPAYAQALFDREAQSSTWLGNGIAIPHGTPESRDSVRATGIRVLQFPEGVEWHDGNRVTLLIAIAAQSDEHLDILRALTHVLDRPGVAEQLASAESAEAVIELLSRPPITGRFDDSTIAAGVPVQSRQGLIAMAAGRLLDAGCVGPAFMVDIMAAQPVALGQKLWLVQGQQDVHQPALGVATPAHALDDTAAVFCLACPVDDDTEITRAWQALLERLFQLLESGQGEQLATLDSARLLSCLSGEKSSAETVRVRVRNAHGLHARPAKQLVQVARSQSVPIRVRLENGPGEAVSAASLTRVLSLGARRGQMLVFSAEGQGAREALETMAAEVRDGLGEAVTPLNDTSEARPSRNRTTPVAPEPPPEADTPLMAVPASPGMSIAPVFVMRLPTFEYAEHSDNAAWEQARLDQAINEAHDQLAALIRTAGEEVAEILSMHEEMLEDPELREAAREAINEHMSAEAGWWRAIDTSARAQETLADRVLAERAADLRDVGRRVLGVLCGVTMPDPPDHPYILVAEDLGPSDVARLDTRRVKGMLTARGGATSHSAILARALGIPAVVGAGLGVMSLNNDVELILDGVRGRIVASPGSDRRARTELSIREHDQRVREAFEARFEPAVTRDGHRVEVGANLGNTAHAEDAVSRGAEGVGLLRTEFIFMAHPQAPDQETQVAEYRRAFEALGTERPLVARTLDVGGDKPLDYWPVPQEDNPFLGLRGIRLALTRPDVLETQLRALMIASEGRPLRIMFPMVKDVEEFLAARAIFERVVAELYPDTRRAPNVQLGVMIEVPSCALLAPSLAEHVDFFSIGTNDLTQYTLAIDRGHSQLSAQADGLHPAVLQLIRMTVEAAHAHDCWVGVCGELASDAQAVPVLVGLGVDELSVSARQVPMVKAWVRQLNLDDARRQAELALKQATSAAVRDALEAF; this is encoded by the coding sequence GTGCTGCAATTTCCCGAGGGCGTGGAGTGGCATGATGGTAATCGGGTCACGCTGCTGATCGCCATTGCTGCGCAGAGTGATGAACACCTCGACATTCTGCGCGCCCTGACCCATGTGCTGGATCGCCCCGGAGTCGCTGAGCAGCTGGCCAGTGCCGAGAGTGCCGAAGCCGTTATCGAACTGCTGTCCCGACCGCCGATCACGGGGCGCTTCGATGACAGCACGATTGCCGCGGGGGTGCCAGTACAAAGTCGTCAGGGCCTGATTGCCATGGCCGCCGGTCGACTGCTGGATGCCGGCTGTGTCGGTCCTGCCTTCATGGTGGATATCATGGCGGCCCAGCCTGTGGCACTGGGTCAGAAACTGTGGCTTGTACAGGGTCAGCAGGATGTCCATCAGCCGGCTCTGGGGGTGGCGACGCCAGCGCACGCTCTGGACGATACGGCAGCTGTATTCTGCCTGGCATGTCCGGTGGATGATGATACCGAGATTACCCGGGCCTGGCAGGCGCTACTCGAACGGCTGTTTCAGTTGCTCGAGTCCGGCCAGGGCGAGCAACTGGCAACACTGGATTCGGCACGCCTGCTGAGCTGTCTCTCAGGTGAGAAGAGCAGTGCCGAAACCGTTCGTGTACGCGTGCGTAATGCCCATGGCCTGCACGCCCGGCCGGCCAAGCAATTGGTACAGGTTGCGCGCAGTCAATCGGTTCCCATTCGGGTACGACTGGAAAATGGACCGGGGGAGGCCGTTTCCGCTGCCAGTCTGACCCGGGTGTTAAGCCTGGGCGCCCGGCGAGGCCAGATGCTGGTGTTTTCTGCCGAGGGCCAGGGCGCTCGCGAGGCACTGGAGACCATGGCGGCTGAGGTGCGTGATGGGCTCGGTGAAGCGGTTACGCCGCTGAATGACACCAGTGAAGCACGCCCTTCGCGCAATCGCACCACACCGGTAGCCCCTGAGCCGCCGCCCGAGGCGGATACCCCGCTGATGGCAGTGCCTGCCTCGCCGGGCATGTCGATCGCGCCGGTTTTTGTCATGCGGCTGCCGACCTTCGAGTATGCCGAGCACAGTGATAATGCTGCCTGGGAACAGGCGCGCCTGGATCAGGCCATCAACGAAGCGCACGATCAGCTGGCAGCCCTGATTCGTACCGCCGGTGAAGAGGTGGCGGAAATCCTCTCCATGCACGAGGAGATGCTGGAAGACCCTGAACTGCGCGAAGCGGCTCGTGAGGCCATCAATGAGCACATGAGCGCTGAAGCGGGCTGGTGGCGTGCGATCGACACATCGGCTCGTGCCCAGGAAACCCTGGCCGATCGGGTGCTGGCCGAGCGAGCGGCCGATCTGCGCGATGTCGGACGTCGGGTGTTGGGCGTGCTGTGCGGCGTGACGATGCCGGATCCTCCCGATCATCCCTATATCCTGGTGGCCGAAGATCTCGGGCCGTCCGATGTGGCTCGCCTGGATACCCGGCGCGTGAAGGGTATGCTCACCGCACGCGGCGGGGCGACCTCACACAGCGCCATTCTCGCCCGAGCGCTGGGAATCCCTGCTGTGGTCGGCGCCGGTCTCGGCGTAATGTCATTGAACAATGATGTCGAGCTGATTCTCGATGGTGTACGAGGGCGCATCGTTGCTTCACCCGGCAGCGACAGGCGCGCGCGTACGGAACTCTCGATTCGCGAGCATGATCAGCGAGTGCGGGAAGCCTTCGAGGCGCGTTTCGAGCCTGCTGTTACCCGCGATGGGCATCGTGTCGAAGTGGGCGCCAACCTGGGCAATACCGCACATGCCGAGGATGCCGTCTCACGAGGCGCCGAGGGCGTCGGCCTGTTACGCACCGAATTCATTTTCATGGCCCATCCGCAGGCACCTGATCAGGAGACTCAGGTGGCCGAATATCGTCGTGCCTTCGAAGCACTGGGGACGGAACGACCGCTGGTAGCGCGCACCCTGGATGTTGGCGGTGACAAGCCTCTGGATTACTGGCCTGTCCCTCAGGAAGACAATCCCTTTCTGGGACTGCGTGGCATTCGCCTGGCACTGACTCGCCCGGATGTACTGGAGACCCAGCTGCGGGCGCTGATGATAGCATCCGAGGGGCGGCCGCTGCGGATCATGTTCCCGATGGTCAAGGACGTCGAAGAGTTTCTTGCCGCCAGGGCCATCTTTGAGCGGGTAGTTGCCGAGCTTTACCCCGATACCCGGCGGGCGCCGAACGTCCAGCTCGGGGTGATGATCGAGGTGCCTTCCTGTGCACTGCTGGCACCGAGTCTGGCTGAGCACGTCGATTTCTTCTCGATCGGTACCAACGATCTCACCCAGTACACCCTGGCCATCGATCGCGGTCATTCCCAGCTCTCGGCGCAGGCCGATGGTTTGCACCCCGCCGTATTGCAACTGATCCGCATGACGGTCGAGGCGGCGCATGCCCATGACTGCTGGGTGGGGGTTTGCGGTGAACTGGCCAGTGACGCCCAGGCCGTGCCGGTGTTGGTGGGGCTGGGCGTCGATGAATTATCGGTTTCAGCGCGTCAGGTGCCGATGGTCAAGGCATGGGTGCGTCAGCTGAATCTCGACGATGCACGCCGGCAGGCCGAGCTGGCACTGAAACAGGCGACCAGTGCGGCGGTGCGTGATGCACTGGAGGCGTTCTGA